One Antiquaquibacter oligotrophicus genomic region harbors:
- a CDS encoding RNA-binding protein: protein MLAPALEHLVKGIVDHPDEVQVSSKSSPRGDVLEVRVHPDDLGRVIGRAGRTAKALRTLVGALADGRRVRVDVVDTDQ, encoded by the coding sequence TTGCTCGCTCCTGCTCTTGAGCACCTCGTCAAGGGGATCGTCGATCACCCGGACGAGGTGCAGGTCTCCTCGAAGTCGTCGCCGCGTGGGGATGTGCTCGAGGTGCGTGTCCACCCGGACGACCTCGGTCGTGTGATCGGGCGCGCAGGCCGCACCGCCAAAGCTCTTCGCACCCTCGTTGGCGCTCTCGCCGACGGTCGACGGGTGCGTGTCGACGTCGTCGACACCGACCAGTAG
- the rimM gene encoding ribosome maturation factor RimM (Essential for efficient processing of 16S rRNA) codes for MAARKTAGTQLRVGRLTKAHGLKGAIKIELYTDAPERRFVPGAVFTLQVPTTSPWHGKSLELLELKWFNAQPVAFFKDVNDRTTAETLIKAILWIEQDPAEAPEDDAWFDHQLVGLTALRDGVKVGTVTRIDHLPAQDLLTVETEKGDVLVPFVKAIVAAVDIEAGTLTLTPPLGLFEDLPEE; via the coding sequence GTGGCTGCCAGAAAGACCGCAGGCACCCAGCTCCGCGTGGGGCGCCTGACTAAGGCGCACGGCCTCAAGGGCGCCATCAAGATTGAGTTGTACACGGACGCCCCGGAACGACGTTTCGTTCCGGGCGCCGTGTTCACTCTCCAAGTGCCGACCACCTCACCGTGGCACGGCAAGAGTCTCGAGCTCCTGGAGCTCAAGTGGTTCAACGCGCAGCCGGTCGCGTTCTTCAAGGACGTGAACGATCGCACCACCGCCGAGACCCTCATCAAGGCCATCCTGTGGATTGAACAGGACCCTGCCGAGGCGCCGGAGGATGACGCGTGGTTCGACCACCAGCTGGTCGGTCTCACAGCGCTTCGTGACGGCGTCAAGGTCGGCACTGTGACGCGCATCGACCACCTCCCGGCGCAGGACCTCCTCACCGTCGAGACGGAGAAGGGCGACGTGCTCGTTCCCTTCGTGAAGGCCATCGTGGCTGCCGTCGACATCGAGGCAGGAACCCTCACTCTCACCCCGCCGCTCGGCCTCTTCGAGGACCTGCCGGAGGAATAG
- a CDS encoding DUF559 domain-containing protein, translating into MEHWQSGTWASLPSAVEAVPAIVRQVLLCPHVEYEDALAIIDSALNRRSLTLATLRNIVATLPPRFARVLRDVDARSESGLESLCRFRLRELGLQVRSQVWFEEIGRVDLVVADRIILETDGREFHEASFLGDRTRDLALVSRGHIVIRVAYHHVVHEWNLVEQAVQALVRRGEHRWSAAHRREGLV; encoded by the coding sequence GTGGAGCACTGGCAATCCGGAACGTGGGCGTCCCTCCCTTCCGCCGTCGAGGCGGTGCCCGCGATCGTGCGTCAGGTCCTCCTGTGCCCCCACGTGGAGTACGAAGACGCGCTCGCGATCATCGACTCGGCACTCAATCGCAGGTCGCTCACACTCGCGACGCTGCGGAACATCGTCGCGACGCTCCCCCCGCGATTCGCGCGAGTACTCCGGGACGTTGATGCCCGCAGCGAGTCGGGCCTCGAGAGCCTCTGCCGGTTCCGGCTTCGTGAGTTGGGGCTCCAGGTTCGCTCGCAGGTCTGGTTCGAGGAGATCGGCCGAGTGGACCTCGTTGTTGCGGACCGCATTATCCTTGAGACGGATGGCCGAGAGTTCCACGAGGCTTCGTTCCTGGGCGACCGCACGAGGGACCTCGCCCTCGTCAGCCGCGGTCACATCGTCATCAGGGTGGCGTACCACCACGTGGTCCACGAATGGAACCTCGTCGAACAGGCCGTGCAAGCTCTTGTGCGGCGCGGGGAACACCGCTGGTCCGCGGCTCACCGTCGGGAAGGACTCGTGTAG